ggcatatacagaaagtgacaaggaaatctgtgaggcactgaatgccagtttccatgaagTGTTCGCAACCGAGCCTGAGCGGCTCCCATTGTTAATAGAGATTACCCTATACGGAAGACTATCGGACACAGAGATGACATCagtggaggtaatgaaacagttgacaacactggatgtaactaaagctgttggaccagacaaagtatcactgtggatgttaaaagaggcagcgcaggccctcagagtgcctctggcaatgatctttaatgagtcacttatgtcgggagaattgcctagTTGCTGGAAGAaaacaaatgtcgtaccgattttcaagaaaggagatggggaggaggcacttagttacagacccgtatcactgacaagcatcccctgccaaatatatgaaagaataattaggctaagacttgttgcacacctggaaaacattgggtttgtaaacaatcaacaacatgggttctggagagggaaatcatgcctagcaaaccttttggaattctatgataaaatagcaaggataaggcaggacagagaaggctgggcagactgcatatttctagactgccaaaaggcctttgaaacagtactgcacatgagactgctacccAAACTTGAGAAGCAGgttggagtaagcggaaaggccctagcatgggtaaggaactacctaacaggaagaagcCAGAGAGTAATGATAAGGGGCGAGAAATcggactggtgaacagtaacgagtggagcacCTTaatgatcggtgctgggaccaatcctattTATAATTTacttaaatgatatgtttacaggagtggaatcctacatgtcaatacTCGCGGATgaagcaaaattaatgagaagagttgtgacagatgaggattgtaggatcctccaagaggacctggacaggttgcagagatggtcagggaaatggctactggagtacaacacgagtaaatgtaaagttatggaaatgggatcaggtgataggagaccaaatggacagtacacaatgaaggaaaactccctacctgtaacgattcgagaaagagacctgggaatggacgtaacacctaatctaactcctgaagcacatataaataggataacgacagcagcgtactctacactggcgaaagttagaacattattcagaaacctaagtgaggaggcttttagggcacatttcactgcctacgtgagaccagtcttagagtatgccgcgccatcatgaagcccccacctgaagaaacacataaggaaactggaaagggttcagaagtttgcgacgaggcttgtcccagagttacgaaggatgggatatgaagagtgtctgaaggaactgaaccttaggacactagagagaagaagggagaggggggatatgatcgaaacgtataaaatactcaggggaattaacaaAGTGAaagtagatgaaatgttcacacggaataataacagaacgagggtacatgggtggaagctggaaactcagatgagtcacagagatgttaggaagtattcttttaacgtgagagtagtggaaaaatggaatgcacttaaggagcaggttgtggaagtaaactctattcataattttaaaactagatatgatagggaaatgggacaggagttattgctgtaaacaaccgatggctcgaaaggcaggatccaagagtcaatgctagaTCCTGCAatgacaaataggtgagtacacacacacataaacacatccccagaagcagcccatagcagctgtcttcacccaggtacctatttgctgctaggtgaactggtGCATCAGGGCGAAACTCTACcagtttgtttctgcctcagacGGGAACCGAACCTGAGCCCCTTGGGccaacgaccccagagcgctgtctactcaaccGCGAGGCCtgcgtgtactcatctagttgtactcacctaattgttcttgtgGAGGTCGAgctcgggctctttggtcccgcctctcaactgtaaaatgaactgtgtgtgtgtgtgtgagtatttgtgtgtgtgtatatatatatatatatatatatatatatatatatatatatatatatatatatatatatatatatatatatatatatataagccaagttttcatgaattaattgtttttcatctacctaacctacctaacctaacctaactttttcggctacctaacctaacctaacctaacctataaagataggttaggttaggttaggcagggttggttaggttcggtcatatatctacgttaattttaactccaataaaaaaaaattgacctcatacataaagaaatgggtagctttatcatttcaaaagaaaaaaattagagaaaatatattaattcaggaaaacttggcttattaggcaaatcgggccttgcatagtaggccaaaaagtgcgttctggctactaggtacgacatatatatatatatatatatatatatatatatatatatatatatatatatatatatatatatatatgtcgtacctagtagccagaatgcactcctcggaacacagtagtaaatgaaaaaaaaaacaattaagctacatgtattttgtgatgcctcaggaaaggcttatggcacaATAGCTTActtggtctcaaatgggcaagccaatttgctcacatcaaaagCCAGAGTGGCACGTTTAAAGAAAAGATCATTGCcgcaactggaattaacagccttactgctaggtgtaatattggctcattatctgatcaaggccttaagccacatccactttgaagaaacagtggtatggtcagataatgatgcagtgctacagtgggttaaaaacaataatagTAGGAaaccttacgtgagtaaccgcgttaaggaaatacgagagttgtcagcagggtataaactgaaatatgtacctactaaagagaatccagctgactatctctccagaggcctgactttacggcaattagcaaaggcagagatgtggttcaatggacctcagtggctaatcagcgaccagtggcctgaacaaaagtcacaagtcattgtaaccaatgtcactgttcccactgagaacccagaACTACCTCGGATTTtgtttttctaccacaaacgtggccacacatttcggactttggtaattgatcctacttggtactctgaactgaacaaacttataggtgtcacccaagtagtgtttgattttttaaagaaaataggaatcaagcataaattccctagtgctctatggtactgggtcaaaagagctcaGACAGACACATTCGTGATAGAatttgacaatgttcctaagaagctacaacatgatctgggtttctggttagacactgacaattataacaTAATCAGATGCGGATGCCACTTACagcatgctgacatagatctggaagcaaaatatccaatattgctccctcgtcaccacatagtaagcaaactaattgtgttacacatacacaaatacagcactctgcatggtggggtattagatactttcacggacttaagacaacagtactggctaccccaaggtagacagacagtaaaatccataattaaatcctgtgttgtttgccggagatacgatgccagagtgtgtccatatcctggccctcctccacttccgaaggaacgagtcgtacatattcatccttttgagactacaggagtagatttcatAGGAGCCCTAACACTAACAGGCACTAAGGACAAAAAACCAGTAAAagcctatatctgtctttttacttgtgccacaacaagggcagtccatctagaagtgactcccgatatgagtgccgaagcattcttacaggctttccgcaggtttgcttcacgtagatcctgtcctaagttaatgatctcagacaatgggtccaacttagtgGTAGGAAaagcatgtctgaggaaaatctggagaCACCCAAAGGTACGCATGGCCCTAAATCAAAGGCAGTACCaatggaaattcatacctcccagagcaccacggcccggaggcttctatgaacgtaTGATTGGCACGGTGAAACGTTCTCTACAGAAAACCCTACACCACCAAAGATTTGACCTACAGGAGCTTCAAACTGTAGTCATAgagatagaagcacgagttaataaccgaccatttacctacctctctgattatgttttgcagcgtgaaccattaagtccagctcatctgatgtatgagAGACCTCTCAGAACCCTTGTGTCCCTTATGGACGAGGAACCAGAAgatccttcatatgtccaagagagtgatttggttcaacgtttcaaacatctatcGGGGGTCATAaatcggtggaatgacgtatggactcgcgaataccttacagctctgaggaagtatcattacggggcaaacaaccTCAACAACaaaattaacttgaaccctggtgtcatagttctggtggacagcgatgggtcatgctcagagtggcctataggccacatagtctctgttcatccagacagccagggcatcttgagaatagtgaaaataAAATGCAGAGGCAACACTGCTCTCAAAACATTAGCgaaattagttcctttagaactgACAGGAAAGGAGAACgttcaacgacttccagcacccgatacgccagtacgggacatacgtccccaaAGGACTGCagcacaacaatgtaaactcaaattaaagcagcactataagTCTGAGGGAAtagaataaagtgatcgcagtccttaccgggacttcgacccgtgttcttcccccccggaattatgtcggaaatccaACAAACATTATAACATAGTATCCCCTTAAAAAATAGAGAATGGGTGAATCCGTGACATCATCGACGAcgccgtatatttacattatcctAATTCTGTTTTACAACAGTCCAGTGTCTcaatttaataaaaaagtgttcaataagactgaatataattactaacaccaAAATATAGCTTGACACCCTTTTTTACTGTAAAATTAAGTTTAGAAGTGGAACCACCAAAACATTAGAGGGAGCAGCATCTCTTACACTCTGTACATCAACAATAACACGCTGTAGAGAGCTCCGTAAGCTGATTAATCGTTAGACACACAGATTACgtgtcaacaaccagcaacacagctTCTCAACAACTACAGCAAATTAAGTATCCAACTgccagtattttgttttaaatagaTGCATCCTTTTAATATAGATAGGTAGCCGGTTATTTGCATGAAGAACCCCCAACAAAAGTACGTTTACATAATTTATCACCCTCATattccatgtcatacctgtaattataTGTTTAGAGAAACATTATTAATTCTTTGAACTCGGCAGGTAGTTGTGATTTTGAGTATCAAGAAGCTGAGCAGACAGTTGGGCCTTACACATAATTTACCTAGCTTTACACTGGCTTTGTTGCCTCCACAGctgccattacgtggcactcagaggcacagggTCACATCTTTGATGCTACatttacacagccttagcaggccccttcTACAGGAACAGATAATCCCTCCTTTTGTATACTGTAGATATACTGTAGAAGTAGTAttcataattattaattatttccataataatagtagattagaccaccatatgtggtatgatataatTATATTTAAAAGGTAAGCAATTTGTGGTTTAAGAAGGAGCCTTCTCAAtgtggtttaagctacaaattgtccccccaaagtatgtgagataatttcaggcagtATAATCAGTACATACAGTTCACTCACTGTATGTACTTACTCACTAAGAAaataattcagataaaaaattatCTTATTAAAGTTAATTTAAGCAAGAGAATAGCTGCCAGGAATTTTCCCACAGGAACTGACCATattttgaaaaggttttcaggcatgGAAAGTATAACAAGGACAGAGAGCAAATGATAAAGatggtatttttgtttttttttgtttttttgagatatatacaagagttgttacattcttgtacagccactagtacgcgtagcgtttcgggcaggtccctggaatacgatcccctgccgcgaagaataattttttcatccaagtacacattttactgttgcgttaaacagaggctacagttaaggaattgcgcccagcaaatcctccccggccaggatacgaacccatgacatagcgctcgcggaacgccaggcgagtgtcttattactacaccacggagacagtaTTCATGAGCGAGATcatgaaagaggaactgttagcaaggaagagcggtctagcaaatgtacagaagttcaaaaaagtattcttgcagagggatatgacaagggaagagcgaaggcgggcagcagacgcgaggaaggagtgcagggagagagaaagaaatcagagaaccacaaccccgagccctacaatcccagagaggAGTGGGAAactctcctcaaacagtgcaacagctacgtggagtggagcaccaccctcccatattctacccaacagacacccgacCTGCCTCATCCCCTGATAGCCCCCCCATTAAGTACCCACTAgggcacagcacac
Above is a window of Procambarus clarkii isolate CNS0578487 chromosome 11, FALCON_Pclarkii_2.0, whole genome shotgun sequence DNA encoding:
- the LOC138363619 gene encoding uncharacterized protein, with amino-acid sequence MALNQRQYQWKFIPPRAPRPGGFYERMIGTVKRSLQKTLHHQRFDLQELQTVVIEIEARVNNRPFTYLSDYVLQREPLSPAHLMYERPLRTLVSLMDEEPEDPSYVQESDLVQRFKHLSGVINRWNDVWTREYLTALRKYHYGANNLNNKINLNPGVIVLVDSDGSCSEWPIGHIVSVHPDSQGILRIVKIKCRGNTALKTLAKLVPLELTGKENVQRLPAPDTPVRDIRPQRTAAQQCKLKLKQHYKSEGIE